From the Streptomonospora nanhaiensis genome, the window GGTCATCGGCCGGGCGGGATTCATGTGGCTGCGACAGCAGCGCGGCCTCACCGGCGGATGGCGCACCTACGTGGATACGAGCGCTCCGGTGGAGACATCCGCCTCGACGCTCGACCCCGACGACATCCTGCGGATGGACTCCCCCGCCCGCTTCGCGGTTGGGCTCCGGGTGCCGGGCCTGTGCCAGGTGGACTTCCACGCCTCGGACGGCTCGGGCGAGTACACGCTGTGGTTCTACGACGGCAGCGGGGCGTGGGCGTCACTGGACTACGTGCCCGGCGCAGGTGAATACGTGGTCGAGCAGCACGGTGAGCGCCGCTTGTTCGACGAGGTCGAAGCCGCCTACCGCTGGTGGGAGCGCAACGGTCGCCCCGACTGCGAGCGGTTCGGTGCCACCGTCACCGCGAACGGCGAGCACGTGTGGCTGGACAGGCCGGAGTGCGTCGTGTCCTAAAGGCCTGACGGCCTGGTCGCCGCCACCCGGGCGGATCCGCGTGATGGCCGGCGCGTCGGGCAGCCGCTGCACACGGGGTACGCGACGCTCAGCGGGCGTGGCTGCTGGAGCAGACCGGCGCGCCCATTCTCAACCTGACCGCCGACCTGCCGCAGCCCACTACAGACGGTGACCTCTTCCGGCCACATGGCCCGCACCGCTGCGCGGCCGCCCGGGCCCGGGAATACTGCTGGTGGCCCGTGCCCTGAGTCCGCATCGAGGAAGGCCGCCATGACCACCAAGCCCGCACCCGCCCCGCCAGCCGACGACAATCCCCTTGTGCTGGCGGACGACCGCTTCGCCACCGGGCTGCCCGGCCGCTGCGTCCCCGTCTCCGACGCCCTGCCCTCCGCTCACCGCCCCTGGGGCATGGACCGGGCCCGCGTGCCCCGTCCGGTCCGCCTGCCGACGGGCAAGCACCAGAAACCCACGGAGAACAAGATCATCACCCGGCCCACCACCATCAACAACGGCGGCAAAGTCGAATCCGACACCGAGACCCAGACCGTCACCGACTGATGGCTTCGGCCGTCCTGGTCCTGGCCGCCTCCGACGACGGCGAGGCCGCCTTGGTCGCCGACGCCCTCACACGCCGCTCCCAGCAGGTGGTGTGGCTGGACCTGTCGTGGTTCCCACTGCGCGCCAGTGTGCAGGCCCAGTTGACCCCATCAGGGTGGATCGGGCACATCATCACTACCCCGGCCGCTACCGTCGCGCTCGCTGACGTCGCCGCCGTCTACTCCCACCACAGTCCGCCCTTCGCACCGGCGGAAGGGATGAGCGTGCCGGAGCGCCGCTTCGCCATCGTGGAGGCGCGGTTCGGCCTCGGCGGAATCCTGGCGTCCCTGCCCGCCCGGTGGGTCTCCCACCCCTCGGCTGTGGCCGACGCCGAGTACAAGCCCGTCCAACTGGCCGCGCTGGCCGCCGCAGGCCTGGCAGTGCCCGCCACCTGGATGGGCAATGACCCAAGCGCGGCTCGCGCGTTCGTCTCCGGCCAGCCCGGCGGCGCCGTCTACAAAGCGATCATGCACAAGGTGGTTTCGGAGGAGGGCGCGGTCAAAGCCCTCTACACCACCCCGGTGACGGGCGCCGACATCGACGAGCGCGTGGCGGCCACCATGCACCAGTTCCAGCACCGGGTGCGCGGGGCCCGCGACGTGCGGGCCCTGGTGACCTCCGGCGGGTGCGAGGCCGTGGAGATCACCGACCGGACCGGCGTTGCGCGACTGGACTACCGCGATCACTACGACACCCTGGCCTATGCCCGTACCCGACTGGAGGATGGCGTCGTCCGCCGGGCCCAGCAGGCGCTGACCCGGCTCGGACTGCGGTCGGCGGTGTTCGACTTCGCCGTCACCGCCGACCGGACATGGGTCTATGAACTCAACCCGGGGGGCCAGTGGGCATGGCTTGAGGAGCAGACCGGCGCCCCCATGGCCGACCTGGTCGCCGACGAACTCACGGGAGCTGCACCATGACCGCCCTGGCACCGCAGGACTGGCAGCCGCTTGCGGCATCCCTGGCCGAGCGGATCGGCGCCGCCGGCACGCCCTGGGGCGCGGCGTTCGCCGCCGTCCCCCGCCACGTCTTCGTCCCCTCCTACTGGACCGGTGGCCCCCACAGCACCGAGGTCGGCGCCGAGGACCCGCGCTGGCTTCCGACGGTCTACAGCGACGAGCCGCTGACCGTGCAGCGCAGGCCCCACCCCGACCACCCGGGCAGCACCTGGCCGACCTCATCCAGCAGCCGCCCCTCGCTGATGCTGGACATGCTCCAGGCCCTGGAGGTGGACGAAGGGCACCGCGTGCTGGAGATCGGGACGGGCACCGGCTACAACGCGGCCCTGCTCGCCTCCCGGCTAGGCGAAGACCGCGTGGTCTCAATCGACATCGACCCCGACCTGGTGGCCTTGGCCCGCGGGCGCCTGCACGGGCTCAACCTGCACCCGGTGCTGGCCGCCGCCGACGGCGCCCACGGCTGGCCGGCGGGCGCCCCCTACGACCGGGTGATCGCCACCCACTCCGTCGAAGCCGTGCCCTACCCCTGGGTGGCCCAGACCCGCCCGGGCGGCCTGGTCCTGGTCGACGTGCGCTCGGTGGGGTCGCCGCACGTGGGCCGCATCGCCCGCCTCCACGTGCACGAGGACGGCACCGCCCGCGGGGGTTTCACCCACTGCGGCGACGGCGCGTTCATGGGCGCCCGGACTCGGCTGGACCGCCCCGAGGTGCGCCGCCAGTCCCACCGCGACCTGCGCGACGCCCGCACCCGCACGAGCAGGGTCGGCGGCGCCGAACTGAAGAACCCCGGCCTGGCCTTCGCGGTGTGGGCGGCCGAGCCGGAGGTCATCATCGCCCCGTCCGGCGCGGCCGACATCGCCGCCCCCGACGGCTCCTGGGCCACCGCCCCCGACGAGCCCGGCCAGGTACAGGTGGCCGGGCCGCGCGACCTGTGGGCGCTGGTCGAGGACACCCGCACCCACTGGGAGGCGGCGGGCAGGCCGGGAATCGAGGACTTCACGATCACCGTGGCCCCGCAGGGCCAGACGATCGCGCTCCCACATGACAACGCCGCGGACGTCTGAGGAACCGACAAGCCGAAATGCGGGCCGTCGCTGCGCGTATCCGGGGAACGGCCGTCTCCCGGACAGACCCCAGGTGCCTGCCGGGGGCTCAAGGCCTGGCCGGGGCGAAGACCCTGGGCTCTCCTCCACACGCGTGGAGGAGGGCACCGGGGCCGCCCTGCTCTGGTGGCCGTTGCCGGACACACCCCGGGACAGCCTCCTCGCGCGCTGCGACACTCGCGATAGGACGCCGCTTGGTGGCCGGTGGGAGGTGCGGGGCGTTGGACACGCTGCTGGGGATCGTGTTGGCGGTACTCATGACAGGCGCGATCCTCGGGATCGCCATCCTCTTGGACGACGGTTCGCCGCCCCCGCGCCGGCGTCCGAAGCACATCAGCAAGGAGACCTGGAAGTTGTTGGAGAAATCCCGCAAGGAGAACCACCGCCGCGGACCAGAGAGCGGCGGCGGTGGCTGGAGCGGTGGTGACGGCGGCGACGGAGGTGACGGAGGCGGCGGAGGGGACTGACCTCCGCATGCGTGGAGAGCGCAGCACCGCGACACCCACGGCCGCGCGTTCATCGACGGATCACCTTCACCCACGGGAGGAGCACGTGGAGCGGATCATCGCGCGCGTTCTCCTCCGCCATCCCACCTTGAACGGGTGACCGAAGTCCTTGGTCGAGGGGGAGCAAGAAGCACGAAGGCGCAACAGCCCGTAGTGGTCGCAGAACCCGGAACCATACTCGGTGAGGGTGGTGGCCGCGTTCCGTACCCGGCGCGGGACCGCCAACCGGCTGGTCGCCGACATGGCCGCGACCGCTCCTTCGGCATCAGCGCCGCCCGCACCGACCACGGCCGCCGGACGCTGATCGGCCTGGAGGCCGGCCTGGGCGAGATGGTGCTCCAGGCCGAGTCGGCGTAGCGGGCCCGACGCGGGACGGCGGCGGGTCCGGCTCAGCCTCCGCCGGCCGCGCGCACGGGCGGGGCCTGGCGGGCCTGGGCGTCCGGGGCGCCCGGCCAGGTGGCGTCCTGCTCGACCACGACCCGGTCCGCGCCCACCGGGTGCCAGGACACCGGCTCCAGGCGGATGCCCGAGCGCGTGATCCAGTCGGTGAACACCTCCACGCCCGCGGCCGCGCCCTTGGGGCCGCCCACCCGGATTCCCGGGGCGGCGATCCGGCGGGCGGTGTCCAGGTCGCGTGCGTTCACCGCGCGGTGCCACTCCCGCACCGGCGCCCAGTCCTCGGCCATGCGAAGCCTCCTTTATATGCGTTTCGCATATATTAGGCCACCGGGGCGCCGCCGCACCCGGCCGGGCGCGGCGGCGGTGCGGGCGGTTACGCCGCCCGCTCCCCCGGGCCCGCGGCCGGCACGCGCATGCGCCCGGCCACCAGCGCCCCGGCCAGCAGCCCGGCACCGGCCAGCAGCGCGGCGACCAGGAACGGGTCGGCGCCGTGCAGGGCGGGGGCGAAGCCGATCCCCACGTAGACCGCGACACCGGCGGAACCGCCGAGCTGGTCGGCCGCGCGCTGGATGCCCGAGGCCGTCCCGGCGTCGTCGCCGGTCACGCCGCTGACCGCCAGGTACTGGAGGCCGACCAGGCCGAACCCCATCCCGGCGGCGATCAGCACCATCGCCGGGACCATCGCCCACGGCCCCGCGCCCCAGTGCGCGACCAGAGCGATCACGGCCATCGCGGCGCCGGTGAACGCCAGCCCCGCCAGCACGCACGCGCGCGCCCCCCACCCGGCCAGCAGCCGGGGCACGAGCGCCGAGGCCGCGACCAGTGCGGCGGCCAGCGGCAGCATCGTCGCCCCGGCCGCCAGCGGCCCCAGGCCGAGCCGGTCCTGGAGGTAGAACGTGAACAGCAGGAACGAGGTCGACAGCGCCCCGCTGAGCAGCATGGTGGTCACGTTGGCCGCGACCCGGGTGCGGTCGGCGAAGAAGGCCGGCGGCAGCAGCGGGTTGCGCGAGCGAGCCTCCACCCGCGCGAACCCGGCCCCCGCCAGCGCCGCGCCGGCCAGCGCGGCGGGCGCGGCCCACACCGGCGCGCCCGGTTCGCCCGCCTGGACCGCGCCGAAGGCGAACAGCAGCGGGCAGGCCGTCAGC encodes:
- a CDS encoding MFS transporter, with amino-acid sequence MSSSLPPSGGSTPSPARAWLVLCAMSALQFLIAVDVTVVNIALPSIGARFGVGGHALTWVVVGYTITGGGLLMLGGRLGDLLGRRRTLLVGTGVFGAASLLAGLAPSFALLVVARLLQGAGEAIALPAAMATIVLMFPEGPRRSRALGVWAAVASCGLVLGFVLSGVVTAHLGWRWVFLLSVPFVLVVLPAALLLVERDRPAAPGAGPLDVPGALLLTACPLLFAFGAVQAGEPGAPVWAAPAALAGAALAGAGFARVEARSRNPLLPPAFFADRTRVAANVTTMLLSGALSTSFLLFTFYLQDRLGLGPLAAGATMLPLAAALVAASALVPRLLAGWGARACVLAGLAFTGAAMAVIALVAHWGAGPWAMVPAMVLIAAGMGFGLVGLQYLAVSGVTGDDAGTASGIQRAADQLGGSAGVAVYVGIGFAPALHGADPFLVAALLAGAGLLAGALVAGRMRVPAAGPGERAA
- a CDS encoding MvdC/MvdD family ATP grasp protein produces the protein MASAVLVLAASDDGEAALVADALTRRSQQVVWLDLSWFPLRASVQAQLTPSGWIGHIITTPAATVALADVAAVYSHHSPPFAPAEGMSVPERRFAIVEARFGLGGILASLPARWVSHPSAVADAEYKPVQLAALAAAGLAVPATWMGNDPSAARAFVSGQPGGAVYKAIMHKVVSEEGAVKALYTTPVTGADIDERVAATMHQFQHRVRGARDVRALVTSGGCEAVEITDRTGVARLDYRDHYDTLAYARTRLEDGVVRRAQQALTRLGLRSAVFDFAVTADRTWVYELNPGGQWAWLEEQTGAPMADLVADELTGAAP
- a CDS encoding nuclear transport factor 2 family protein, with the protein product MAEDWAPVREWHRAVNARDLDTARRIAAPGIRVGGPKGAAAGVEVFTDWITRSGIRLEPVSWHPVGADRVVVEQDATWPGAPDAQARQAPPVRAAGGG
- a CDS encoding methyltransferase domain-containing protein, whose product is MTALAPQDWQPLAASLAERIGAAGTPWGAAFAAVPRHVFVPSYWTGGPHSTEVGAEDPRWLPTVYSDEPLTVQRRPHPDHPGSTWPTSSSSRPSLMLDMLQALEVDEGHRVLEIGTGTGYNAALLASRLGEDRVVSIDIDPDLVALARGRLHGLNLHPVLAAADGAHGWPAGAPYDRVIATHSVEAVPYPWVAQTRPGGLVLVDVRSVGSPHVGRIARLHVHEDGTARGGFTHCGDGAFMGARTRLDRPEVRRQSHRDLRDARTRTSRVGGAELKNPGLAFAVWAAEPEVIIAPSGAADIAAPDGSWATAPDEPGQVQVAGPRDLWALVEDTRTHWEAAGRPGIEDFTITVAPQGQTIALPHDNAADV